Proteins encoded by one window of Blautia argi:
- the murB gene encoding UDP-N-acetylmuramate dehydrogenase, with protein sequence MENKIENRFCSCLGSDNVKWKEPMKNHTTFRIGGPADYYLCPHSTEELQKVVQICREEHLPFFVQGNGSNLLVSDRGYRGVVIQLWKNFSDISIKGERIHVKAGALLSKTAKEAMEAGLGGMEEVSGIPGTIGGAVMMNAGAYGGEMKDIVESVTVLTQEGELLTLSLEEMKMGYRTSIVKEKGYIVASAVLKLRRGDRKAIQEKMDDYKERRVSKQPLDMPSAGSTFKRPEGYFAGKLIMDAGLRGFSIGGAQVSEKHCGFVVNKGNATAKDVLDLIHEVQRQVKEKFGVELEPEVRFLGEF encoded by the coding sequence ATGGAAAATAAGATAGAAAATCGCTTTTGCAGCTGTCTGGGAAGTGATAATGTAAAATGGAAGGAACCGATGAAAAACCATACGACCTTTCGTATCGGGGGACCGGCGGATTATTACCTCTGTCCTCACAGCACAGAGGAGTTGCAAAAGGTTGTCCAGATTTGCAGAGAGGAGCATCTTCCCTTTTTCGTGCAGGGGAACGGAAGTAATCTTCTGGTCAGTGACAGGGGATACAGAGGCGTTGTGATTCAGTTATGGAAAAATTTCAGCGATATTTCCATAAAAGGAGAGCGGATTCATGTAAAAGCAGGCGCCCTTCTTTCTAAAACTGCCAAGGAGGCTATGGAAGCGGGTCTTGGGGGAATGGAAGAGGTATCCGGGATTCCGGGAACCATAGGCGGCGCTGTGATGATGAATGCAGGCGCTTACGGCGGAGAAATGAAGGATATTGTAGAATCCGTTACTGTGCTGACTCAGGAGGGCGAGCTTCTTACCCTGTCCCTGGAGGAAATGAAAATGGGATACAGAACCAGTATTGTAAAGGAAAAGGGATACATTGTGGCGTCTGCTGTGTTAAAGCTTCGCCGAGGCGATAGAAAAGCCATTCAGGAAAAGATGGACGATTATAAAGAGCGCAGAGTGAGCAAGCAGCCTCTGGATATGCCAAGCGCGGGCAGCACCTTTAAAAGACCGGAAGGATATTTTGCCGGAAAGTTGATTATGGACGCAGGGCTTCGCGGCTTTTCCATAGGCGGCGCTCAGGTGTCAGAAAAGCACTGCGGATTTGTAGTGAATAAGGGCAATGCCACAGCAAAAGATGTGTTGGATTTGATTCATGAGGTACAGCGGCAGGTAAAAGAAAAGTTTGGAGTAGAGCTTGAGCCGGAAGTGCGGTTTTTAGGAGAATTTTAG
- a CDS encoding GNAT family N-acetyltransferase has protein sequence MDIRFVQSEEEAQLARNVITGFPSKTPEALLHNMAGELKKPEEGRYLGCFDDNGNLIGSSLLMDFEVNVRGKLMEMGGTAYVSTNFLHKKEHVAKNLIRVGLGAFAKTGRTVAALHPFNPAFYRKMGFGYCNETMMYSPKPQYIRSYGDKSCLSYARPEEEEEILEFYRNYAKKTHGATIHSFMDRHRIFDMPYVVVCRREGRITGYLTFEFVEVDHYTDMYHDLAVRELVCEDMETMKQFLTFFASQTDQIERVRIYTYEEDFHMLFTNPDSGENRAFDGAIQEIGRKNMGYMFRILDVKKYFALQNHCERPARREFTMELQVEDDFMEENNTSVLLRVQGDKVLLTKDREPDVVLKTGIADLSSLVMGAIPLSSFLWTERMELSNRSYGQDIQNAIGWSEKPKNYTYF, from the coding sequence ATGGACATTCGCTTTGTACAATCTGAAGAAGAAGCGCAGCTTGCGAGAAATGTAATCACCGGTTTTCCGTCTAAAACCCCGGAGGCGCTGCTTCACAATATGGCAGGAGAATTGAAAAAGCCTGAGGAAGGGCGCTATCTGGGCTGTTTTGACGACAATGGAAATCTGATTGGTTCTTCTCTTTTAATGGATTTTGAGGTGAATGTAAGAGGAAAGCTGATGGAAATGGGAGGTACTGCCTACGTTTCCACCAACTTCCTGCACAAAAAGGAGCATGTGGCAAAGAATCTGATTCGCGTGGGTCTGGGCGCCTTTGCAAAAACGGGGAGAACCGTGGCAGCGCTGCACCCATTTAATCCCGCTTTTTACCGCAAAATGGGATTTGGTTACTGCAACGAAACCATGATGTATTCTCCAAAACCTCAGTATATCCGTTCCTATGGAGATAAATCCTGTTTGTCCTATGCAAGACCGGAGGAGGAAGAGGAAATTCTGGAATTTTACAGAAACTATGCGAAGAAAACCCATGGCGCCACCATTCATTCCTTTATGGACAGACACCGTATTTTTGATATGCCGTATGTGGTGGTGTGCAGAAGAGAAGGCAGAATCACCGGATATCTCACCTTTGAATTTGTAGAGGTAGACCATTACACAGACATGTATCATGATTTGGCTGTACGGGAACTGGTATGCGAAGATATGGAAACCATGAAACAGTTTCTCACCTTTTTTGCCTCTCAGACAGACCAGATTGAGCGGGTGCGGATTTATACTTATGAGGAAGATTTTCATATGCTCTTTACCAATCCGGACAGCGGAGAAAACCGTGCCTTTGATGGGGCGATTCAGGAAATCGGAAGAAAGAACATGGGATACATGTTTCGAATCCTGGACGTGAAGAAATATTTTGCTTTGCAGAATCACTGTGAACGCCCTGCAAGACGGGAATTCACCATGGAACTGCAGGTAGAAGACGATTTTATGGAAGAGAACAATACCAGCGTCCTCCTTCGTGTGCAGGGAGATAAGGTGCTTCTTACCAAAGACCGGGAACCTGACGTGGTGTTAAAGACCGGAATTGCAGATTTATCCTCTCTTGTCATGGGAGCCATTCCCCTGTCCTCTTTTTTATGGACAGAAAGAATGGAACTCAGTAACAGAAGCTATGGGCAGGATATTCAAAATGCCATTGGGTGGAGTGAAAAGCCAAAAAATTATACTTATTTTTAA
- a CDS encoding tRNA threonylcarbamoyladenosine dehydratase, translated as MLHAFSRSEELLGREGIQKLADSRIAVFGIGGVGSYVVEALARAGVGSLTLVDHDEVSLTNLNRQLVALRSTMGRKKVLVAKERILDINRDAVVHTYDTFFNGETAELFDFTAFDYVIDAVDTVSAKLLLIEKAKEAKVPVISCMGTGNKLNPSCFQIADISKTSVCPLAKVMRTELKKRRIKKVKVLFSTETVDKKKRKEEPLEVRSGSKRPVPASVSFVPGVAGLMIAGEVIRDLVFQK; from the coding sequence ATGCTGCATGCATTCTCACGTTCAGAAGAACTATTAGGAAGGGAAGGGATTCAGAAGCTGGCAGATTCCCGGATTGCAGTCTTTGGTATCGGCGGAGTAGGCTCTTATGTGGTAGAAGCTTTGGCAAGAGCAGGAGTAGGCTCCCTGACGCTGGTGGACCATGATGAGGTAAGTCTTACAAATTTAAACAGGCAGCTGGTGGCACTGCGCTCTACCATGGGCAGAAAAAAGGTGCTAGTGGCAAAGGAAAGGATTCTGGACATTAATCGGGACGCTGTTGTTCATACCTACGATACTTTTTTTAACGGAGAAACGGCAGAGCTGTTTGATTTTACAGCCTTTGATTATGTGATTGATGCAGTAGACACCGTATCTGCCAAGCTGCTTCTGATAGAAAAGGCAAAGGAGGCCAAGGTTCCGGTGATTTCCTGTATGGGAACGGGAAACAAGTTAAATCCGTCCTGCTTTCAGATTGCAGATATCTCCAAGACCAGCGTCTGCCCTCTGGCAAAGGTTATGCGGACAGAACTGAAAAAGCGCAGAATCAAAAAGGTCAAGGTTCTGTTTTCTACAGAAACCGTGGATAAGAAAAAACGAAAAGAAGAACCCTTAGAAGTCAGAAGCGGCAGCAAAAGACCGGTTCCTGCGAGCGTGTCCTTTGTACCAGGGGTGGCAGGTCTTATGATTGCCGGAGAAGTGATTCGGGATTTGGTGTTTCAAAAATAA
- a CDS encoding cupin domain-containing protein — MNVSEELIREVVKRVLAESAKPEAEKEDFVKEKDPSGILKIQTSTVKCEPFEQEGVSLKDVVTLEEAPRMGCGIMELDHTSFEWTLTYDEYDMVIDGVLEIEIDGRVVTGNPGDIIYIPKNSHIHFQTPSKARYAYFVYPADWQ; from the coding sequence ATGAATGTAAGTGAAGAGCTTATCCGTGAGGTAGTAAAAAGAGTTCTGGCAGAATCCGCAAAGCCGGAAGCCGAAAAAGAAGACTTTGTAAAAGAAAAAGATCCAAGCGGTATCTTAAAGATTCAGACAAGTACAGTAAAATGCGAACCCTTTGAACAGGAGGGCGTGTCCTTAAAGGATGTAGTTACTCTGGAGGAAGCCCCCAGAATGGGCTGTGGCATTATGGAACTGGATCACACCAGTTTTGAATGGACGCTGACTTATGATGAATACGATATGGTCATTGACGGTGTGTTAGAAATTGAAATTGACGGACGTGTGGTAACCGGAAATCCGGGAGATATTATCTATATTCCGAAAAACTCCCATATTCATTTCCAGACACCTTCAAAAGCCAGATACGCATACTTTGTATATCCGGCAGACTGGCAGTAA
- the rapZ gene encoding RNase adapter RapZ: MRFVIVTGMSGAGKSTALKMLEDMEYFCVDNLPVPLIDKFIQLVRDGGPGEIEKVALGVDIRSGKSLDELVSVLENIQIPGLGVEVLFLDADDDTLVRRYKETRRSHPLAGNGRVDDGIRMERERLRTLKEYADYILDTSKLLTRELKAELEKIFVENREFKNLMVTVLSFGFKYGIPQDADLVFDVRFLPNPYYLENLRPLSGNDAPVRDYVMGFELAHTFSDKLEDMIRFLLPNYISEGKTQLVIAVGCTGGKHRSVTLANELYHRLEENEEYGIRVEHRDIEKDGKKCLSPEA; the protein is encoded by the coding sequence ATGCGGTTTGTAATTGTAACAGGTATGTCAGGCGCGGGGAAAAGTACGGCGCTTAAAATGCTTGAGGATATGGAATATTTCTGCGTGGACAATCTGCCCGTACCCCTGATTGACAAGTTTATACAACTGGTTCGGGACGGCGGTCCCGGGGAAATTGAAAAGGTAGCCCTGGGTGTGGATATCCGAAGCGGAAAATCTCTGGACGAGCTGGTATCTGTTCTGGAAAATATTCAGATCCCGGGACTGGGAGTGGAAGTTCTCTTTCTGGACGCAGATGACGATACTCTGGTAAGGAGATATAAGGAAACAAGACGCAGCCACCCTTTGGCAGGAAATGGAAGAGTGGACGATGGTATTCGTATGGAGAGAGAAAGGCTGAGAACTCTCAAAGAATACGCAGATTATATTCTGGATACCAGTAAACTTCTTACCAGAGAGCTGAAGGCAGAGCTGGAGAAAATTTTTGTGGAAAACAGGGAATTTAAGAACCTGATGGTAACTGTGCTTTCTTTTGGGTTTAAGTATGGAATTCCCCAGGACGCAGATCTGGTATTTGACGTGCGTTTTCTGCCCAATCCATATTATCTGGAAAATCTACGCCCATTAAGCGGTAATGACGCTCCGGTGCGGGATTATGTGATGGGATTCGAACTGGCGCATACATTTTCAGATAAGCTGGAGGATATGATTCGCTTTTTGCTGCCAAACTATATTTCAGAGGGAAAGACCCAGCTGGTTATTGCAGTGGGGTGTACAGGAGGCAAGCATCGTTCCGTAACCCTTGCCAATGAATTGTATCATCGCCTGGAGGAAAATGAAGAATACGGAATCCGGGTGGAACATAGAGATATAGAAAAGGACGGGAAGAAATGTCTTTCTCCGGAAGCGTAA
- the whiA gene encoding DNA-binding protein WhiA: MSFSGSVKEELLRHEDSARHCQIAELAAMIAFNGEIVRLPSKDIILRMSSENESIIRKCFTLLGKTFTINGEVSIDEKIVRKNNRFTIDIEDPETTVKVLQAIKVLTADRRPVHSDGLVSSMVIQKNCCRRAFLRGAFLCAGSISDPEKFYHFEIVCTTPAKALQLQEIIQSFEIDAKIVKRKKYHVVYVKEGAQIVELLGLMGAGVSLMNLENVRILKGMRNTVNRKVNCETANINKTVNAAVKQMEDIIYIRDTVGLHRLPENLEETALLRLEYPQASLKELGTLLSIPVGKSGINHRLRKICSIAEELRGVKEEQI, from the coding sequence ATGTCTTTCTCCGGAAGCGTAAAAGAAGAACTGCTTCGTCATGAGGATTCTGCCAGGCATTGCCAGATTGCGGAGCTGGCTGCTATGATTGCCTTTAACGGGGAGATTGTCCGTCTTCCCTCTAAAGACATTATCCTAAGAATGTCCTCGGAAAATGAAAGTATTATAAGAAAGTGCTTTACATTACTGGGAAAAACGTTTACAATAAATGGCGAAGTTTCTATTGATGAAAAGATAGTCAGGAAAAACAACCGATTTACTATTGACATAGAAGATCCGGAAACAACTGTGAAGGTTTTGCAGGCAATTAAGGTTCTGACTGCAGACAGAAGACCGGTACACAGTGACGGGCTGGTGAGTTCTATGGTTATTCAGAAGAATTGCTGCAGACGTGCATTTTTAAGAGGGGCATTTTTATGTGCCGGCTCTATCAGCGACCCTGAGAAGTTCTATCATTTTGAAATTGTATGTACGACTCCGGCGAAGGCATTGCAGTTACAGGAAATTATTCAGTCTTTTGAAATTGACGCAAAGATAGTGAAACGTAAAAAATACCATGTTGTTTATGTAAAGGAAGGCGCACAAATTGTAGAACTTTTGGGACTTATGGGGGCAGGGGTTTCGCTTATGAATCTGGAGAATGTCAGGATTCTGAAAGGTATGCGTAACACTGTAAACAGAAAGGTCAACTGCGAAACAGCAAACATTAACAAAACGGTAAATGCCGCTGTAAAGCAGATGGAGGATATTATCTATATCCGGGACACCGTAGGTCTTCACAGACTGCCGGAAAATTTGGAAGAAACAGCTTTATTGAGATTGGAATATCCACAGGCATCATTGAAGGAACTTGGAACTTTACTGTCAATTCCTGTAGGAAAATCCGGTATTAACCACAGACTGCGGAAAATATGCAGCATAGCAGAGGAACTCAGAGGAGTCAAGGAGGAACAAATATGA